In a single window of the Pseudomonas sp. B21-015 genome:
- a CDS encoding GrpB family protein, protein MALTSKISLYDSRWPTLFLNAKEQIAKAFGTELVAIHHVGSTAVPELAAKPEIDLLVEVAQHRNESLRDTVMRGLGYARGSDLSAGHHFYRRDVDGVRTHKAHVCITGHGQIERMLRFRDLLRSNPVLRQRYQDLKLELEANNTGGIGEYLARKAPFIDEIMGSVSTSARYSVEPRPIG, encoded by the coding sequence ATGGCGCTAACCAGCAAGATTTCCCTCTACGACAGTCGATGGCCCACGCTCTTCCTTAACGCCAAAGAGCAGATCGCGAAGGCGTTCGGCACTGAGCTTGTAGCCATTCATCATGTCGGAAGCACCGCCGTTCCCGAGCTCGCCGCCAAACCAGAGATCGACCTCCTGGTCGAGGTTGCGCAGCATCGAAACGAATCCCTCCGAGACACTGTCATGCGTGGGCTAGGGTATGCACGGGGAAGCGATCTGTCGGCAGGACACCATTTTTATCGTCGCGATGTTGATGGTGTGCGGACACACAAGGCCCACGTTTGTATCACCGGCCACGGTCAAATCGAAAGAATGCTCCGCTTTCGTGATTTGCTCAGGAGCAACCCTGTGCTTCGCCAGCGGTATCAAGACTTGAAGCTTGAACTGGAAGCAAACAACACCGGCGGCATAGGTGAATACCTGGCACGGAAGGCCCCCTTTATCGACGAGATTATGGGGTCGGTCTCGACATCCGCTCGCTATAGCGTGGAGCCAAGACCAATCGGCTAG